A region from the Halobellus litoreus genome encodes:
- a CDS encoding PTS sugar transporter subunit IIA gives MLEDDIDRLLPLAHISLAEPPANKAAAIEFLLDLIADNGRVTDREAALAALREREKEATTGVGMGIGIPHAKTSAVEEPSIAFARSGEGIDFDAMDDEPARLLFMILVPAEGGEEHLQILSALSRALMHEDVRETLLEAEDEATVQAAVREAVN, from the coding sequence ATGCTCGAAGATGACATCGACCGGCTGCTGCCGCTCGCGCACATCTCGCTCGCGGAGCCGCCGGCGAACAAGGCGGCCGCGATCGAGTTCCTCTTGGATCTCATCGCGGACAACGGCCGCGTGACGGACCGCGAGGCCGCCCTCGCCGCGCTGCGGGAGCGCGAGAAGGAGGCGACGACGGGCGTCGGGATGGGGATCGGGATCCCGCACGCGAAGACGAGCGCCGTCGAGGAGCCGTCGATCGCGTTCGCTCGCTCGGGCGAGGGGATCGATTTCGACGCGATGGACGACGAACCCGCTCGCCTGCTCTTTATGATTCTCGTTCCCGCGGAGGGCGGCGAGGAACACTTACAGATCTTGAGCGCCCTATCGAGAGCACTGATGCACGAAGACGTCCGCGAGACGCTGCTGGAGGCCGAAGACGAAGCGACCGTCCAAGCGGCCGTCAGGGAGGCGGTGAACTGA
- a CDS encoding helix-turn-helix domain-containing protein: protein MQGTMHSRPTAGIETPSIPSDLESPRAKLVYLFLSTHGEATLSELESCLDMKKISLYSILSTLCERGLIDQDAERYRLC from the coding sequence ATGCAGGGAACGATGCACTCACGACCGACGGCCGGGATCGAGACACCGTCCATTCCGTCCGACCTCGAATCGCCGCGTGCGAAACTCGTCTATCTGTTCCTTTCGACACACGGGGAAGCGACCCTCTCGGAACTCGAATCGTGCCTGGATATGAAGAAAATCTCGTTGTACAGCATTCTCTCGACGTTGTGTGAACGCGGCCTGATCGATCAGGACGCCGAGCGCTACCGCCTCTGCTGA
- a CDS encoding DNA-binding protein, with translation MTDPNAAVTADGRESTRGFDPGDRSESDVADTPEYVCEDCGRRFYAADLLVLHRGVTHPAALDDAERDAYREAYAAEERAIRSFRIRALGILVALYFGFLFLYVFYAS, from the coding sequence ATGACCGATCCCAACGCCGCTGTAACGGCTGACGGCCGCGAGTCGACCCGCGGGTTCGATCCTGGCGACAGGTCCGAATCCGACGTCGCCGACACTCCCGAGTACGTCTGCGAGGACTGCGGTCGGCGGTTCTACGCCGCCGACCTGCTCGTGTTGCACCGCGGAGTGACGCATCCGGCGGCGCTCGACGACGCCGAGCGCGACGCGTACCGGGAGGCGTACGCGGCCGAGGAGCGCGCGATCCGATCGTTCCGCATCCGCGCGCTGGGAATCCTCGTGGCACTGTACTTCGGCTTTCTCTTCCTCTACGTGTTCTATGCCTCCTGA
- the fba gene encoding class II fructose-bisphosphate aldolase: MPFYGGSELANVYDDALEKGFGLVASNIAEPNILMGLMEGAARADSDLLLQLSGGAATFAGNEDPVDGLKAMGTYIETIADQYDIGVFLNMDHQSDMEFIEAQMDLGIPSSIMIDASHEPFEENVATSRAVVEMKEEKDADVLVEAELGQIKGVEDEVEAEEAFYTDPEQAVEFVDRTGCDLLAISVGTQHGVAKGKDLELRPDLAGDIRQALRDHGLDTPLVLHGSSGVQPEQLQRMLQHGICKVNKDTRYQYEYTRTAYDLYREDPTNIVPPEGVDADRDTFFNDTDWSPNKDVFDPRVAGRKIRERIADVHADLTEVSGSAGQSRYT; this comes from the coding sequence GTGCCGTTCTACGGCGGGAGTGAACTCGCCAACGTCTACGACGACGCCTTAGAGAAGGGATTCGGCCTCGTCGCGTCGAACATCGCCGAACCGAACATACTGATGGGGCTAATGGAGGGTGCCGCGCGAGCGGATTCGGACCTCCTCCTGCAACTCAGCGGCGGCGCAGCCACGTTCGCGGGCAACGAGGATCCGGTGGACGGGCTGAAAGCGATGGGGACGTACATCGAGACCATCGCCGACCAGTACGACATCGGCGTCTTCCTCAATATGGACCACCAGTCGGACATGGAGTTCATCGAGGCGCAGATGGACCTCGGCATCCCCTCCTCGATCATGATCGACGCCTCACACGAGCCGTTCGAGGAGAACGTCGCGACGAGCCGAGCGGTCGTCGAAATGAAAGAGGAGAAAGACGCGGACGTCCTCGTCGAGGCCGAACTCGGCCAGATCAAGGGCGTCGAGGACGAGGTCGAAGCCGAAGAGGCGTTCTACACCGACCCGGAGCAGGCCGTCGAGTTCGTCGACCGGACGGGCTGTGACCTGCTCGCCATCTCGGTCGGGACGCAACACGGCGTCGCGAAGGGCAAGGACCTGGAACTGCGCCCGGATCTGGCTGGTGACATCCGGCAGGCGCTCCGCGACCACGGCCTCGACACGCCGCTGGTGCTTCACGGCTCCTCTGGCGTCCAACCGGAGCAGTTGCAGCGAATGCTCCAGCACGGCATCTGTAAGGTGAACAAGGACACGCGGTACCAGTACGAGTACACGCGGACGGCCTACGACCTCTACCGGGAGGACCCGACCAACATCGTCCCGCCGGAGGGGGTCGACGCCGACCGCGACACGTTCTTCAACGACACCGACTGGTCGCCGAACAAGGACGTCTTCGACCCGCGAGTCGCCGGGCGAAAGATCCGCGAGCGCATCGCCGACGTCCACGCCGACCTGACCGAAGTCTCCGGAAGCGCCGGACAGAGTCGGTACACGTAG
- a CDS encoding PTS fructose transporter subunit IIB encodes MNLVAVTSCPTGIAHSQMAAENLEQTAERLGHEIKVEVQGAMGAQNELTAAEISDADAVIIASDTAVSRDRFEGKPVVKGTVKDGVNDPESLFERAAELVEEGTTGAVEVDGDASDASAEATDSGAAETDAGESSASEPSRRGGDREKGLFARLKKLFS; translated from the coding sequence ATGAACCTCGTCGCAGTCACATCCTGTCCGACCGGAATCGCACACAGCCAGATGGCCGCGGAGAACCTCGAACAGACGGCCGAGCGACTCGGCCACGAGATCAAGGTCGAGGTCCAGGGCGCGATGGGCGCGCAGAACGAACTCACCGCCGCGGAGATCTCCGACGCCGACGCCGTCATCATCGCCTCCGACACCGCGGTCAGCCGCGACCGCTTCGAGGGCAAGCCCGTGGTGAAGGGAACCGTGAAAGACGGCGTCAACGACCCCGAGAGCCTCTTCGAGCGGGCGGCCGAACTCGTCGAAGAGGGCACGACCGGCGCCGTCGAGGTCGACGGCGACGCGTCCGATGCCAGTGCCGAGGCGACCGACAGCGGTGCCGCCGAGACCGACGCCGGCGAATCGAGCGCGTCGGAGCCGAGCCGACGCGGCGGCGACCGCGAGAAGGGGCTGTTCGCGCGCCTCAAGAAGCTCTTCTCCTGA
- a CDS encoding DUF1405 domain-containing protein, whose translation MTDSSGGSNAGRGWRSRLRRPFPERWVQYYLGNGASLGWLLVVDGAAFLLGVSFYVHSDPSLNDLSSLAYPLFGDSPTALALATLSVATLLPNLGRRVTEAPSNRVLALLHTLAFVWLVKYGLWTAVALNLRPDLYVGFTPALLWEYWGILITHLFFLLQAAVIPYYGRTTREALVAAIVLLFVNDAFDYGLGLYPPLRYEAGPLLAGITVVLSVVAVATAAWVFDRHGTDD comes from the coding sequence ATGACCGACTCGTCGGGCGGATCGAACGCAGGTCGCGGGTGGCGGTCGCGCCTCCGACGCCCGTTCCCCGAGCGCTGGGTGCAGTACTACCTCGGCAACGGCGCGAGCCTCGGATGGCTGCTCGTCGTCGACGGCGCGGCCTTCCTCCTCGGCGTCAGCTTTTACGTCCACTCCGACCCCTCGCTGAACGACCTCAGTTCGCTCGCGTACCCGCTGTTCGGCGACTCGCCGACCGCGCTCGCGCTCGCGACGCTCTCGGTGGCGACGCTGCTCCCGAACCTCGGGCGGCGCGTCACCGAGGCCCCCTCGAATCGGGTGCTCGCGCTCCTGCACACGCTCGCGTTCGTCTGGCTCGTGAAATACGGCCTCTGGACGGCCGTCGCGCTCAATCTCCGGCCGGACCTCTACGTCGGCTTCACGCCGGCGCTGCTGTGGGAGTACTGGGGGATCCTGATCACGCACCTGTTCTTCCTGCTGCAGGCGGCGGTGATCCCCTACTACGGGCGGACGACGCGCGAGGCGCTCGTCGCGGCGATCGTTCTGCTCTTCGTCAACGACGCCTTCGACTACGGACTCGGACTGTATCCGCCGCTTCGATACGAGGCCGGACCGCTCTTGGCGGGAATCACCGTCGTCCTCTCCGTCGTCGCCGTCGCTACCGCTGCCTGGGTCTTCGACCGCCACGGCACGGATGACTGA
- a CDS encoding DUF7557 family protein — protein MPQIHLDEDTVARLDSLRQEGEDYDEIVTELINIYEAEELTLFHGGDEV, from the coding sequence ATGCCGCAGATACATCTCGACGAGGACACCGTGGCGCGACTGGATTCGCTCCGGCAGGAGGGCGAAGACTACGACGAAATCGTCACAGAACTCATCAACATCTACGAGGCCGAGGAACTGACGCTGTTCCACGGCGGCGACGAAGTGTAA
- the gatD gene encoding Glu-tRNA(Gln) amidotransferase subunit GatD: protein MNPGDRVRVERAGVTNEGVLMPSSTPDHLVVKLDGGYNVGIAREDADVDVLESDAYDVEAAQSESAESEIAFDDDLPTISLISTGGTIASTVDYRTGAVTAQFDAEDVLRAVPDLAGRANYRGRVVTNILSENMTPTVWRDLADTVAEEVRAGADGVVVMHGTDTMQFSASALSYMLDTPVPIVFTGSQRSADRPSSDNVMNAVCAVEAAKADAAEVLVCMHASTSDDACALHRGTRVRKNHTSRRDAFETVGAEPLGTVDYDAEAVEFRREYAERDAVDLDVGLELNESVDLLKFTPGLDTERYAEMLRSADLDGLVVEGTGLGHVHTDLIPVLEGLVDDGVVVAMTSQCLEGRVCDRVYDTGRDLLDAGVVEAGDTLPGTAKVKLMWALANHDDPARAMRRSIAGELQERSVPWT from the coding sequence ATGAACCCCGGAGACCGCGTCCGCGTCGAGCGCGCGGGCGTCACGAACGAGGGCGTCTTGATGCCCTCCTCGACGCCGGACCACCTCGTCGTCAAACTCGACGGCGGGTACAACGTCGGGATCGCACGCGAGGACGCCGACGTGGACGTGCTCGAATCGGACGCCTACGACGTCGAGGCCGCACAGTCCGAGTCCGCGGAGAGCGAGATCGCCTTCGACGACGACCTCCCGACGATCTCGCTCATCTCGACCGGCGGGACCATCGCGTCGACGGTCGATTACCGCACGGGCGCGGTCACCGCGCAGTTCGACGCCGAGGACGTGCTCCGCGCCGTCCCCGACCTCGCCGGCCGCGCCAACTACCGCGGTCGGGTCGTCACGAACATCCTCTCGGAAAATATGACGCCGACGGTGTGGCGCGACCTCGCCGACACCGTCGCCGAGGAGGTCCGCGCCGGCGCGGACGGCGTCGTCGTGATGCACGGAACGGACACGATGCAGTTCTCCGCCTCGGCGCTGTCGTATATGCTCGATACGCCGGTCCCGATCGTCTTCACGGGGAGTCAGCGCTCGGCGGACCGCCCCTCCTCCGACAACGTGATGAACGCCGTCTGCGCCGTCGAGGCCGCGAAGGCCGACGCCGCCGAGGTGCTGGTCTGTATGCACGCCTCGACGTCCGACGACGCCTGCGCGCTGCACCGCGGCACGCGCGTCCGAAAGAACCACACCTCCCGGCGCGACGCCTTCGAGACGGTCGGCGCGGAACCGCTCGGCACGGTCGACTACGACGCCGAGGCTGTCGAGTTCCGTCGCGAGTACGCCGAGCGCGACGCTGTCGATCTCGACGTGGGTCTCGAACTGAACGAGAGCGTCGACCTGCTGAAGTTCACTCCGGGACTCGACACGGAGCGCTACGCCGAGATGCTGCGCTCGGCGGACCTCGACGGACTGGTCGTCGAAGGAACCGGCCTCGGACACGTCCACACGGATCTGATTCCGGTTCTCGAAGGCCTCGTCGACGACGGTGTCGTCGTCGCGATGACGAGCCAGTGCCTGGAGGGCCGCGTCTGCGACCGCGTCTACGACACCGGTCGCGACCTGCTCGACGCCGGCGTCGTCGAGGCCGGCGACACCCTCCCGGGAACGGCGAAGGTGAAACTGATGTGGGCGCTCGCGAACCACGACGATCCGGCGAGAGCGATGCGCCGATCGATCGCCGGCGAGTTACAGGAGCGCTCCGTCCCCTGGACGTAA
- a CDS encoding 5'-deoxyadenosine deaminase: protein MLLAGTVVADPETVYDDGAVVVDDDRIEAVGPRADLEDAYTGHAVREFDLVSPGLVGGHVHSVQSVGRGIADDTALLEWLFEHVLPMEASLGREEMRTAAELGYLELLESGTTTAIDHLSVRHAGAAFEAAIDLGIRGRLGKVLMDKRAPDGLEEDTDAALSSTERLLRKYHGAADGRIRYAVTPRFAVSCTEACLRGSREIADRYDGVRIHTHASENREEIETVESDTGMRNIAWLDEVGLTGDDVVLAHCVHTTERERDILERTGTHVTYCPSSNMKLASGIAPIADYLDRGISVALGNDGPPCNNTLDPFTEMRQASLLQKVDRLDPETTPAQVVFEMATLGGARAAGFEEVGALREGWQADVIALDTDLTRATPLFDPLSHLVFSAHGDDVTFTMVDGDVVYDEAAGGLRTGDADEIRRRSRAVADGLRD, encoded by the coding sequence ATGCTACTGGCAGGAACCGTCGTCGCCGACCCCGAGACCGTCTACGACGACGGGGCCGTCGTCGTCGACGACGACCGGATCGAAGCCGTCGGACCGCGCGCGGACCTCGAGGACGCCTACACCGGGCACGCGGTCCGGGAGTTCGACCTCGTCTCGCCCGGTCTCGTCGGCGGCCACGTCCACTCCGTACAGAGCGTCGGGCGCGGAATCGCTGACGACACCGCGCTCCTGGAGTGGCTCTTCGAGCACGTCCTCCCGATGGAGGCGTCGCTCGGGCGCGAGGAGATGCGAACGGCGGCCGAACTCGGGTACCTCGAACTCTTAGAGAGCGGGACGACGACCGCGATCGACCACCTCTCGGTCCGCCACGCCGGGGCCGCGTTCGAGGCGGCGATCGACCTCGGGATCCGCGGTCGACTCGGGAAGGTGCTGATGGACAAGCGCGCGCCGGACGGGCTCGAAGAGGACACCGACGCGGCGCTGTCGTCGACCGAGCGGCTGCTCCGGAAGTACCACGGCGCGGCGGACGGCCGAATCCGGTACGCGGTCACGCCCCGCTTCGCCGTGAGCTGTACCGAGGCGTGCCTCCGCGGGTCGCGGGAGATCGCCGACCGCTACGACGGGGTCCGGATCCACACCCACGCCAGCGAGAACAGAGAGGAGATCGAGACCGTGGAGTCGGACACCGGGATGCGGAACATCGCGTGGCTCGACGAGGTCGGCCTGACCGGCGACGACGTCGTGCTCGCCCACTGCGTGCACACGACGGAGCGCGAGCGCGACATCCTCGAACGGACGGGGACGCACGTGACCTACTGCCCGTCGTCGAACATGAAACTCGCCTCGGGGATCGCGCCGATCGCGGACTACCTCGATCGCGGGATCAGCGTCGCGCTCGGCAACGACGGCCCGCCGTGCAACAACACCTTGGATCCCTTCACCGAGATGCGACAGGCGAGTCTCCTCCAGAAGGTCGACCGGCTCGATCCGGAGACGACGCCCGCGCAGGTCGTCTTCGAGATGGCGACGCTCGGCGGGGCCCGCGCGGCGGGCTTCGAGGAAGTCGGCGCGCTCCGGGAGGGCTGGCAGGCGGACGTGATCGCGCTCGACACCGATCTGACGCGCGCGACGCCGCTCTTCGATCCGCTCTCGCATCTCGTCTTCTCGGCGCACGGCGACGACGTGACGTTCACGATGGTCGACGGCGACGTGGTCTACGACGAGGCCGCCGGCGGCCTCCGGACCGGCGACGCAGACGAGATCCGACGGCGATCGCGGGCGGTCGCGGACGGGCTCAGAGACTGA
- the gpmI gene encoding 2,3-bisphosphoglycerate-independent phosphoglycerate mutase: MQAALVILDGWGLGDHDRRDAVTAASTPNFDRLAEAGAYGTLDVSGRNVGLPEGQMGNSEVGHLNIGAGRVVKQAYTRIEDAIEEGTFRTNDAIVSAFDHVAETGGRVHCMGLLSDGGVHSEQGHLHALIEVAADRGVEAVTHAFTDGRDTDPHGGEEYLETLEGVVDEHGTGDVATVSGRYYAMDRDQNWERTKRAYDAIVHREADHEAPSAVEAVRDSYERGDTDEFVEPTLVADGPALEDGDAVLFFNFRPDRARQLVRLLADIDPEWPFETDPPDTRIVTMTEYDETFDLPVAFPPEEPTDTLGATLSAAGKTQLRIAESEKYAHVTYFLNGGREVEFEGEIRRIVESPDVPTYDLEPEMSAAEVTDTAIELIDAEDPDALVLNYANPDMVGHTGDFEAAVRAVEAVDEQLGRLVAAVQDAGGHVLVTADHGNADDMGTETEPHTAHTTNPVPFVYLTPDGDDGGRRVRSGGSLCDIAPTILELMDVSQPTTMTGASLLE; this comes from the coding sequence ATGCAGGCAGCGCTCGTCATCCTCGACGGCTGGGGCCTCGGGGACCACGACCGACGCGACGCGGTGACGGCGGCGTCGACGCCGAACTTCGATCGACTCGCCGAGGCCGGCGCGTACGGAACGCTCGACGTCTCCGGCCGGAACGTGGGCCTCCCGGAGGGACAGATGGGCAACAGCGAGGTCGGCCACCTCAACATCGGCGCGGGCCGCGTCGTCAAGCAGGCCTACACGCGCATCGAGGACGCCATCGAAGAGGGCACGTTCCGAACCAACGACGCCATCGTCTCGGCGTTCGACCACGTCGCGGAGACGGGCGGTCGCGTCCACTGTATGGGGCTCCTGAGCGACGGCGGCGTCCACTCCGAGCAGGGACACCTCCACGCGCTGATCGAGGTCGCGGCCGACCGCGGCGTCGAGGCCGTCACCCACGCCTTCACCGACGGCCGCGATACCGACCCGCACGGCGGCGAGGAGTACCTCGAGACGCTCGAAGGCGTCGTCGACGAGCACGGGACCGGCGACGTCGCGACCGTCTCGGGACGGTACTACGCGATGGACCGCGACCAGAACTGGGAGCGGACGAAGCGCGCATACGACGCCATCGTCCACCGCGAGGCCGACCACGAGGCGCCCTCGGCCGTCGAGGCCGTCCGCGATTCCTACGAGCGCGGCGACACCGACGAGTTCGTGGAGCCGACGCTCGTAGCGGACGGGCCGGCGCTGGAAGACGGCGACGCGGTACTGTTCTTCAACTTCCGGCCCGATCGGGCGCGGCAACTCGTCCGGCTCCTCGCGGACATCGACCCCGAGTGGCCCTTCGAGACCGACCCGCCGGACACGCGGATCGTCACGATGACCGAGTACGACGAGACGTTCGATCTCCCGGTGGCCTTCCCGCCCGAGGAGCCGACAGACACGCTCGGCGCGACGCTCTCGGCGGCCGGGAAGACGCAGCTCAGAATCGCCGAGTCCGAGAAGTACGCCCACGTCACCTACTTCCTCAACGGCGGCCGCGAGGTCGAGTTCGAGGGCGAGATCCGTCGGATCGTCGAGAGCCCGGACGTGCCCACGTACGACCTCGAACCGGAGATGAGCGCCGCCGAGGTGACCGACACGGCGATCGAACTCATCGACGCCGAGGATCCCGACGCGCTCGTGCTCAACTACGCGAACCCGGATATGGTGGGACACACCGGCGACTTCGAGGCGGCGGTCCGAGCCGTCGAGGCGGTCGACGAACAGCTCGGCCGACTCGTCGCGGCAGTCCAGGACGCGGGCGGTCACGTCCTCGTCACGGCCGACCACGGCAACGCCGACGATATGGGGACCGAAACGGAACCGCACACCGCCCACACGACGAACCCGGTCCCGTTCGTCTACCTGACGCCCGACGGCGACGACGGCGGCCGGCGGGTCCGCTCGGGCGGATCGCTCTGCGACATCGCGCCGACGATCCTGGAACTGATGGACGTGTCGCAACCGACGACGATGACCGGAGCGTCGCTCCTCGAATAA
- the ptsP gene encoding phosphoenolpyruvate--protein phosphotransferase has protein sequence MTERRFSGIGVTPLSGVGTVVWYAPDADLGEPPAPETVDADAEIDRFESARDEAREEIRAEREQTAERVGEAEAEVFDAHVQFLDDPQITEGVEGEIEGGLPAEHAVSRTFDRFVERFEEMEGRMAERADDLRDVRDRLVRVLVGGDRVDLANLPDGSVVLAERLTPSDTAQLDPERVAGFVTATGGRTSHAAIFARSLALPAVVGIGEGLHDVADGSTVVVDGTEGTLVVDPDAETREAAAGSEDVEIRAEPVETADGTPIEVAANVGTEADLAPAADRGADGIGLFRTEFLFLDRQSPPDEDEQYEAYRDALGTFPEGRVVVRTLDVGGDKPIDYLDLPEEENPFLGERGIRRSLGPDADLFETQLRALLRAAGDGEGKLSVMLPLVSTVEEVREAREVLESVATDLEAAGVDYAVPEFGVMIETPAAAFLAPDLVEHVDFFSIGTNDLAQYVMAAERGNSRVSDLGDYRQPAVLRAIRATVEATEGTDVWVGMCGEMAGDPELTGLLVGLGLDELSMSAVTVPQVKRAVTETTVSDARDLAERALAASTKAEVEAVLTETTR, from the coding sequence ATGACTGAGCGACGATTCTCCGGCATCGGCGTCACGCCGCTGTCCGGCGTCGGCACCGTCGTCTGGTACGCGCCGGACGCGGATCTCGGTGAGCCGCCGGCCCCCGAGACGGTCGACGCCGACGCGGAGATCGATCGGTTCGAGAGCGCCCGCGACGAGGCCCGCGAGGAGATCCGCGCGGAACGCGAGCAGACGGCCGAGCGGGTCGGCGAGGCCGAGGCCGAGGTCTTCGACGCCCACGTGCAGTTCCTCGACGACCCCCAGATCACGGAGGGCGTCGAGGGAGAGATCGAAGGCGGACTGCCCGCCGAACACGCCGTCTCCCGAACGTTCGACCGGTTCGTCGAGCGGTTCGAGGAGATGGAGGGACGGATGGCCGAGCGCGCGGACGACCTCCGGGACGTTCGCGACCGCCTCGTGCGCGTTCTCGTCGGCGGCGACCGCGTCGACCTCGCGAACCTCCCGGACGGGAGCGTCGTCCTCGCGGAGCGGCTGACGCCGAGCGACACCGCCCAGCTCGACCCCGAGCGCGTCGCCGGGTTCGTGACCGCCACCGGCGGGCGGACGTCGCACGCGGCGATCTTCGCGCGCTCGCTGGCGCTGCCGGCGGTCGTCGGCATCGGCGAGGGCCTCCACGACGTCGCGGACGGCTCGACGGTCGTCGTCGACGGCACCGAGGGTACGCTCGTCGTCGATCCCGACGCGGAGACGCGCGAGGCCGCGGCGGGCAGTGAGGACGTCGAGATCCGCGCGGAGCCGGTCGAGACGGCGGACGGAACGCCGATCGAGGTCGCCGCGAACGTGGGAACGGAAGCGGACCTCGCTCCCGCGGCCGACCGGGGCGCGGACGGGATCGGGCTCTTCCGCACCGAGTTCCTCTTCCTGGACCGACAGTCGCCGCCGGACGAGGACGAGCAGTACGAGGCCTACCGCGACGCGCTGGGGACGTTCCCCGAGGGGCGCGTCGTCGTCCGGACGCTCGACGTGGGCGGCGACAAACCGATCGACTACCTCGACCTCCCCGAGGAGGAGAACCCGTTCCTCGGCGAACGCGGCATCCGGCGCTCGCTGGGTCCCGACGCCGACCTCTTCGAGACGCAACTCCGTGCGCTCCTGCGTGCGGCCGGCGACGGCGAGGGGAAACTCTCGGTGATGCTGCCGCTGGTCTCGACGGTCGAGGAGGTCCGCGAGGCGCGCGAGGTGTTGGAGTCGGTCGCGACCGACCTAGAAGCGGCGGGCGTCGACTACGCCGTTCCGGAGTTCGGCGTGATGATCGAGACGCCCGCGGCGGCGTTTCTGGCTCCCGACCTCGTCGAGCACGTCGACTTCTTCAGCATCGGGACGAACGATCTCGCGCAGTACGTGATGGCCGCAGAGCGCGGCAACAGCCGAGTGTCCGACCTGGGCGACTACCGCCAGCCCGCGGTGCTGCGAGCGATTCGCGCGACGGTCGAGGCCACGGAGGGGACGGACGTCTGGGTCGGAATGTGCGGGGAGATGGCCGGTGACCCCGAACTGACGGGACTGCTCGTCGGCCTCGGACTCGACGAACTGAGTATGAGCGCGGTCACGGTGCCGCAGGTGAAACGGGCGGTGACCGAAACGACCGTCTCGGACGCGCGCGACCTCGCGGAGCGGGCGCTCGCGGCCAGTACGAAAGCTGAAGTCGAAGCCGTGTTAACGGAGACCACACGATGA
- the ptsH1 gene encoding phosphocarrier protein HPr: MPERVVTIVPEDGLHARPASKFVEAANEFDAEVKVGHVDGDMVNAASMLAVTGLGAATGDDVRLSAEGDDAEAALDELERILSTPEEEL, from the coding sequence ATGCCCGAGCGCGTCGTCACCATCGTCCCCGAGGACGGACTGCACGCGCGCCCGGCGTCGAAGTTCGTCGAGGCGGCGAACGAGTTCGACGCGGAGGTGAAAGTCGGGCACGTCGACGGCGACATGGTCAACGCGGCGAGCATGCTCGCGGTCACCGGACTGGGCGCCGCCACCGGCGACGACGTTCGACTGAGCGCGGAGGGCGACGACGCCGAGGCCGCGCTCGACGAACTGGAACGCATCCTGTCGACGCCCGAAGAAGAGCTCTGA